In a genomic window of Croceibacterium sp. TMG7-5b_MA50:
- a CDS encoding TIGR02281 family clan AA aspartic protease codes for MDFAPVWDQLSHSIAELPKSGLLMAAIAAMVVGILGSVLMRWIPSVGRLLRAGSTLGLMAVLAMVVLQLSRMDPRFELAVPELGMPEQTVAGNETRVQLARDGHFWLRGEINGTPARFLVDTGATLTAVSAETAAAAGLEGRSSGLPVRMQTANGPVAAQLTNIGELRFGNVTARGLDAIIAPGLGPTNVIGMNLLSRLASWRVEGDTMILVPHNPQTPLEAGG; via the coding sequence ATGGACTTCGCCCCCGTCTGGGATCAGCTTTCCCACTCGATCGCCGAACTGCCCAAGTCGGGCCTGCTGATGGCGGCGATCGCCGCCATGGTGGTGGGCATTCTGGGGTCCGTGCTGATGCGCTGGATCCCTTCGGTCGGCCGGCTGCTGCGCGCGGGCAGTACGCTGGGGCTTATGGCGGTGCTGGCGATGGTGGTGCTGCAATTATCGCGCATGGACCCCCGGTTCGAACTGGCGGTGCCCGAACTCGGCATGCCGGAACAGACCGTGGCGGGGAACGAGACGCGGGTGCAACTGGCGCGCGACGGCCATTTCTGGCTGCGCGGGGAGATCAACGGCACGCCTGCCAGGTTCCTGGTGGATACCGGCGCCACGCTGACCGCAGTCTCCGCAGAGACTGCCGCTGCCGCCGGACTGGAAGGGCGCAGCAGCGGGCTGCCGGTGCGGATGCAGACGGCGAACGGCCCGGTCGCGGCGCAACTCACCAATATTGGCGAGCTGCGGTTCGGCAACGTCACCGCGCGCGGACTGGACGCGATCATCGCGCCGGGATTGGGCCCGACCAACGTGATCGGCATGAACCTGCTCTCCCGCCTCGCCAGCTGGCGGGTGGAAGGCGACACCATGATCCTGGTGCCGCACAATCCGCAGACCCCGCTGGAGGCGGGCGGGTGA
- a CDS encoding DUF1476 domain-containing protein: MTDFEDRRRAEEAKAALDHETAFRILARRNRLLGQWAAERMRLTPEETDAYAREVVHAEFDEGGDEAVIRKLLGDLTAAGVDASEGDLRIALEEQAVIARRHFMGEG; the protein is encoded by the coding sequence ATGACCGATTTCGAAGATCGCCGTCGGGCGGAAGAGGCCAAGGCCGCGCTGGACCACGAGACCGCGTTCCGCATCCTCGCCCGGCGCAACCGCCTGCTGGGGCAATGGGCGGCCGAACGCATGCGGCTGACGCCGGAGGAGACCGACGCCTATGCGCGCGAGGTCGTGCATGCCGAATTCGACGAGGGCGGCGACGAAGCGGTGATCCGCAAGCTGCTGGGCGACCTGACCGCCGCCGGCGTCGATGCCAGCGAGGGCGACCTGCGCATCGCGCTGGAAGAGCAGGCCGTGATCGCCCGCCGTCACTTCATGGGCGAGGGCTGA
- a CDS encoding BolA family transcriptional regulator: MAMPAAEIEALIRAALPDADVAIDDLAGDGDHYRARVTSASFAGLSRVKQHKLVYDALGGRMGGELHALQVVTAVPN; the protein is encoded by the coding sequence ATGGCGATGCCCGCGGCCGAGATCGAGGCGCTGATCCGCGCCGCCCTGCCCGACGCCGACGTGGCGATCGACGATCTGGCGGGCGACGGGGACCATTACCGCGCCCGCGTCACCAGCGCGTCCTTCGCCGGCCTCAGCCGCGTGAAGCAGCACAAGCTGGTCTATGACGCGCTGGGTGGGCGGATGGGCGGCGAACTGCACGCCTTGCAAGTGGTGACGGCTGTTCCCAACTGA
- the egtB gene encoding ergothioneine biosynthesis protein EgtB has translation MARNAAPDHHASVRARFSATRGLSTALAAPLSDADATVQSMPDASPTKWHLAHTTWFFETFLLRDHLPDYRLFRQDWPFLFNSYYEAEGARIARASRGVLSRPALVEVLEWRAHVDAAMDPLLDDPALAPLVALGIAHEQQHQELLLTDIKHAFWSNPAAPAMWPAQPVALSEQRPQGWWRHDGGIVRIGHDGAGFAFDNEGPAHDALLQPFALADRLVTNAEWAAFIADGGYRTASLWLSDGWDWVQRDGIDAPLYWRGDEVFTHSGWRPRDPAAPVTHVSYWEADAFACWAGHRLPTEFEWEAIAVTHAADGGDQLDDAAPPLPVGGDHLFGDCWQFTRSAYLPYPRFRPAAGAVGEYNGKFMAGQWVLKGASCATPRGHSRGTYRNFFHPHQRWQFTGVRLARDL, from the coding sequence ATTGCGCGCAACGCGGCGCCGGACCATCACGCGTCCGTGCGTGCGCGGTTCTCGGCCACGCGCGGGCTGAGCACGGCGCTGGCCGCACCGCTGTCGGATGCCGACGCCACCGTGCAGTCGATGCCCGATGCCTCGCCCACCAAGTGGCACCTGGCGCATACGACCTGGTTCTTCGAAACCTTCCTGCTGCGCGACCACCTGCCCGATTACCGCCTGTTCCGGCAGGATTGGCCGTTCCTGTTCAACTCCTATTACGAGGCGGAGGGCGCCCGCATCGCCCGCGCCAGCCGCGGCGTGCTGTCGCGTCCCGCGCTGGTGGAGGTGCTGGAATGGCGCGCCCATGTCGACGCGGCCATGGACCCGCTGCTGGACGATCCGGCGCTGGCGCCGCTGGTGGCACTCGGCATCGCGCATGAGCAGCAGCACCAGGAATTGCTGCTGACCGACATCAAGCATGCGTTCTGGAGCAACCCCGCCGCGCCAGCCATGTGGCCGGCGCAGCCTGTCGCCCTCAGCGAACAGCGCCCACAGGGCTGGTGGCGGCATGATGGCGGGATCGTGCGGATCGGCCACGATGGCGCAGGCTTCGCCTTCGATAACGAGGGGCCGGCGCATGATGCGCTGCTGCAGCCCTTCGCCCTGGCCGACCGGCTGGTGACCAATGCCGAATGGGCCGCCTTCATCGCCGATGGCGGATACCGCACCGCGTCGCTGTGGCTGTCCGACGGCTGGGACTGGGTGCAGCGCGACGGGATCGACGCCCCGCTCTACTGGCGTGGAGACGAGGTCTTCACCCATTCCGGCTGGCGACCCCGCGACCCCGCCGCCCCGGTGACGCATGTCAGCTATTGGGAGGCGGACGCCTTTGCCTGCTGGGCGGGCCACCGCCTGCCGACGGAATTCGAGTGGGAGGCGATCGCCGTGACCCACGCGGCCGATGGGGGCGACCAGTTGGACGATGCCGCCCCGCCGCTGCCCGTGGGCGGCGATCACCTGTTCGGCGATTGCTGGCAATTCACCCGCTCCGCCTACCTGCCTTATCCCCGTTTCCGCCCGGCGGCAGGCGCGGTGGGCGAATACAATGGGAAGTTCATGGCCGGCCAATGGGTTCTGAAGGGCGCCAGTTGCGCCACGCCGCGCGGCCATTCGCGCGGCACCTACCGCAATTTCTTCCACCCGCACCAGCGTTGGCAGTTCACCGGCGTGCGGCTGGCGCGCGACCTGTGA
- a CDS encoding branched-chain amino acid aminotransferase has protein sequence MADAQTFTPSLNIATLPHPAPVPGASREQAIADPGFGKIFTDHMVVVEWSEAEGWHGAQLGPREPIALDPAAAVLHYAQEIFEGLKAYRLADGSMALFRPEENARRFNASARRLAMPELPDGLFVEACRALALADRDWFPKVDGGSLYLRPFMFASEAFLGVRPAKEYKFVVIASPAGNYFKSGAPAVSIWVSADYTRAAPGGTGAAKCGGNYAASLVPQAEAIARGHDQVVFLDAAEHRWIEELGGMNLFFVFDDGTLITPPLGGTILPGITRDSLLLLAQEEGLSVREERYSLDQWRTDAASGRLVETFACGTAAVVTPVGRVAGEDGEFTIGSGGPGQTTQRLRERLVAIQRGTAPDPHGWVKRLD, from the coding sequence ATGGCCGACGCGCAGACCTTCACCCCCAGCCTCAATATCGCCACCCTGCCCCACCCCGCCCCCGTGCCGGGCGCCAGCCGCGAGCAGGCGATCGCCGACCCCGGCTTCGGCAAGATCTTCACCGATCACATGGTGGTGGTGGAATGGAGCGAGGCCGAAGGCTGGCACGGCGCGCAGCTTGGGCCCCGCGAACCCATCGCGCTCGATCCCGCGGCCGCGGTGCTGCATTACGCGCAGGAGATCTTCGAAGGGCTGAAGGCGTATCGCCTGGCCGATGGCAGCATGGCGCTGTTCCGGCCGGAGGAGAATGCCCGCCGTTTCAACGCCTCGGCGCGCCGCCTCGCCATGCCGGAACTGCCCGATGGCCTGTTCGTGGAGGCATGCCGCGCGCTGGCGCTGGCCGACCGCGACTGGTTCCCCAAGGTCGATGGCGGCTCGCTGTATCTGCGCCCCTTCATGTTCGCCAGCGAGGCGTTCCTGGGTGTGCGCCCGGCGAAGGAATACAAGTTCGTCGTGATCGCCAGCCCGGCCGGCAATTACTTCAAGTCCGGCGCCCCGGCGGTGTCGATCTGGGTATCCGCAGACTACACCCGCGCGGCCCCCGGCGGCACGGGCGCTGCCAAGTGCGGCGGCAATTACGCCGCCAGCCTGGTGCCGCAGGCTGAAGCCATCGCCCGCGGGCATGACCAGGTGGTGTTCCTGGACGCGGCCGAGCACAGGTGGATCGAGGAACTGGGTGGCATGAACCTGTTCTTCGTGTTCGACGACGGCACGCTGATCACCCCGCCGCTGGGTGGCACGATCCTGCCCGGCATCACCCGCGACAGCCTGCTGCTGCTGGCGCAGGAGGAAGGGCTGAGTGTGCGGGAGGAACGCTATTCGCTGGACCAGTGGCGCACCGATGCCGCCAGCGGCCGGCTGGTGGAAACCTTCGCCTGCGGGACCGCCGCGGTCGTCACCCCGGTGGGCCGCGTCGCGGGCGAGGATGGCGAGTTCACCATCGGCAGCGGCGGCCCGGGCCAGACGACTCAGCGCCTGCGCGAACGGCTGGTCGCCATCCAGCGCGGCACCGCGCCCGATCCACACGGCTGGGTGAAGCGGCTGGATTGA
- the grxD gene encoding Grx4 family monothiol glutaredoxin — translation MPDVNARLSQIVNDNEVVLFMKGTPLFPQCGFSSRAVAILDHCGIAYESVDVLQDMEIRQGIKAFSDWPTIPQLYVKGEFVGGSDIMMEMYEAGELQQLMTEKQIARAE, via the coding sequence ATGCCCGACGTCAATGCCCGCCTGTCGCAGATCGTGAACGACAACGAAGTCGTCCTGTTCATGAAGGGCACGCCCCTGTTCCCGCAGTGCGGCTTTTCCAGCCGGGCGGTCGCCATCCTGGACCACTGCGGCATCGCCTACGAAAGCGTCGACGTGCTGCAGGACATGGAGATCCGCCAGGGCATCAAGGCGTTCAGCGACTGGCCGACCATCCCGCAGCTCTACGTCAAGGGCGAGTTCGTCGGCGGCAGCGACATCATGATGGAGATGTACGAGGCGGGCGAGCTGCAGCAGCTGATGACCGAAAAGCAGATCGCCCGCGCGGAATAA
- a CDS encoding 3-deoxy-7-phosphoheptulonate synthase class II — translation MAQNWTPQSWQDHEARHLPVYDDAAELAQVEQQLGNFPPLVFAGEARDLQAQLAEVAAGRGFLLQGGDCAESFAEFHPNTIRDTFRVILQMAVVLTFASKMPVVKLGRMAGQFAKPRSSPTETIDGVTLPSYLGDNVNGIEFHAAIRRNDPQRMLRAYSQAAATLNLLRAFAGGGYANLRQVHQWTLDFVGQSRWADRFGDIADRIGEALDFMEACGVAPETVPQLKTTQFYTSHEALLLPYEQALTRQDSLTGDWYDTSAHFLWIGDRTRFSGSSHVEFLRGVGNPIGVKCGPSLDPDELLRLLDVLNPGRVPGRMTLISRFGHDKVEAGLPRLVRAVARSGHPVIWSCDPMHGNVVKSDSGYKTRPFERILAEVRGFFAVHRAEGTHAGGIHLEMTGQDVTECTGGAVAITDAGLADRYHTHCDPRLNAGQALEMAFLLADMLNLERQERQRRAA, via the coding sequence GTGGCACAGAACTGGACCCCGCAAAGCTGGCAGGATCACGAGGCGCGGCACCTGCCCGTCTATGACGATGCGGCGGAGCTCGCCCAGGTCGAGCAGCAGCTCGGCAACTTCCCGCCGCTGGTCTTCGCGGGCGAGGCGCGTGACCTGCAGGCGCAGCTCGCGGAAGTCGCCGCCGGCCGCGGTTTCCTGCTGCAGGGCGGCGATTGCGCGGAAAGCTTCGCCGAATTCCACCCCAACACCATCCGCGACACGTTCCGCGTGATCCTGCAGATGGCGGTCGTCCTGACCTTCGCCAGCAAGATGCCGGTGGTGAAGCTGGGCCGCATGGCGGGGCAGTTCGCCAAGCCACGATCGAGCCCGACGGAGACGATCGACGGCGTAACGCTGCCCAGCTACCTGGGTGACAACGTCAACGGCATCGAATTCCATGCCGCGATCCGCCGCAACGATCCGCAGCGCATGCTGCGCGCCTATTCGCAGGCGGCGGCGACGCTGAACCTGCTGCGCGCCTTTGCCGGCGGCGGCTACGCCAATCTGCGGCAGGTCCATCAGTGGACGCTCGATTTCGTGGGCCAGTCGCGCTGGGCCGACCGGTTCGGCGACATCGCCGACCGCATCGGGGAGGCGCTGGACTTCATGGAGGCATGCGGCGTCGCGCCCGAAACCGTGCCGCAGCTGAAGACCACGCAGTTCTACACCAGTCACGAGGCGCTGTTGCTGCCATACGAGCAGGCGCTGACCCGGCAGGATTCGCTGACCGGCGACTGGTACGACACCAGCGCGCATTTCCTGTGGATCGGGGACCGCACGCGCTTTTCCGGCAGCTCGCATGTCGAGTTCCTGCGCGGCGTCGGCAACCCGATCGGCGTGAAGTGCGGCCCCAGCCTCGACCCGGACGAGCTGCTGCGCCTGCTGGACGTGCTCAATCCCGGCCGCGTGCCCGGCCGCATGACCCTGATCAGCCGCTTCGGCCATGACAAGGTGGAAGCCGGCCTGCCGCGGCTGGTGCGCGCCGTCGCTCGGTCCGGCCACCCGGTGATCTGGAGCTGCGACCCGATGCACGGCAACGTCGTGAAGTCGGACAGCGGCTACAAGACGCGGCCCTTCGAACGCATCCTGGCGGAGGTGCGCGGCTTCTTCGCGGTGCACCGCGCGGAAGGCACCCATGCCGGCGGCATCCATCTGGAGATGACCGGGCAGGACGTGACCGAATGCACCGGCGGCGCAGTGGCGATCACCGATGCCGGCCTTGCCGATCGCTACCACACGCATTGCGACCCCCGCCTCAATGCCGGGCAGGCGCTGGAGATGGCGTTCCTGCTGGCCGACATGCTCAACCTGGAACGGCAGGAGCGGCAGCGCCGCGCGGCCTGA
- the egtD gene encoding L-histidine N(alpha)-methyltransferase codes for MAAEAVNAPFLNDVLRGLSLPDKAIPARWFYDDIGSELFEEITRLPEYYPTRAERAILQDCGPDFARLIEPGRAVVEFGSGSSVKTPLLLNAIRPAAYVPLDIAGDFLRASAATLQAQFPDLPVHPVEADFTKSVKLPREVAHLPKLGFFPGSTIGNMVPAQAVDLLRAMRETLGAGAQLLIGMDLVKDPAVLVAAYDDAAGVTARFNLNLAARINRDLAGTLPLEHLRHEARWNDAFARIEMHLVAARDIAFEVAGQHFAMAAGETIHTENSHKYDRYSQTLLLHAGCWLPRQRWTDREGRFSVLLAEAAAPHVAP; via the coding sequence ATGGCGGCCGAAGCGGTCAATGCCCCCTTCCTGAACGATGTGCTGCGCGGGCTGTCGTTGCCGGACAAGGCGATCCCGGCCCGCTGGTTCTACGACGATATCGGCAGCGAGCTGTTCGAGGAGATCACCCGCCTCCCCGAATATTACCCGACGCGGGCGGAACGCGCGATCCTGCAGGATTGTGGGCCGGATTTTGCCCGGCTGATCGAGCCGGGGCGGGCGGTGGTGGAGTTCGGCTCCGGCTCCTCCGTCAAGACGCCGCTGCTGCTGAACGCGATCCGGCCGGCCGCCTACGTGCCGCTCGACATCGCGGGTGACTTTCTGCGCGCGTCGGCTGCGACGCTGCAGGCGCAGTTTCCCGATCTGCCTGTCCATCCGGTAGAGGCCGATTTTACAAAAAGCGTTAAGCTGCCTCGCGAAGTCGCGCATCTGCCGAAGCTCGGTTTCTTTCCCGGCTCCACCATCGGCAACATGGTGCCGGCACAGGCGGTCGATCTGCTGCGGGCCATGCGCGAGACGCTGGGCGCGGGGGCGCAATTGCTGATCGGCATGGATCTGGTGAAGGACCCGGCCGTGCTGGTCGCCGCCTATGACGATGCGGCGGGCGTCACCGCGCGCTTCAACCTGAACCTGGCGGCCCGCATCAACCGCGACCTCGCCGGCACCCTGCCGCTGGAGCATCTGCGGCACGAGGCGCGCTGGAACGATGCTTTTGCCCGGATCGAGATGCATCTGGTGGCGGCGCGGGACATCGCGTTCGAGGTCGCCGGGCAGCACTTCGCAATGGCTGCGGGGGAGACGATCCACACGGAGAACAGCCACAAATACGACAGGTACAGCCAGACCTTGCTGCTGCATGCGGGCTGCTGGTTGCCGCGGCAGCGCTGGACCGATCGGGAAGGGCGCTTCAGCGTGCTGCTGGCGGAGGCTGCGGCCCCGCATGTCGCACCGTGA
- the leuD gene encoding 3-isopropylmalate dehydratase small subunit, producing the protein MEPVRAIEGRAIPFGLKNVDTDLIIPARWLKTISREGLGAGAFEAVRSEPGNVFDDPRFAGAPILIAGDNFGCGSSREHAAWALADMGVRAVIAPSFSDIFSGNAFKNGILTVALPQEAVDRLMEVAETDPVAIDLEQQSVTTPFQDRFTFPMDPFRKHCLLNGLDEIGLTLARDAAIAGYEGRLAAAQPWLVRGTGLQGEAA; encoded by the coding sequence ATGGAGCCGGTGCGCGCGATCGAGGGGCGGGCGATTCCGTTCGGCCTGAAGAATGTCGATACCGATCTCATCATCCCGGCCCGCTGGCTGAAGACGATCAGCCGCGAAGGCCTGGGCGCCGGCGCGTTCGAGGCGGTGCGCAGTGAGCCGGGCAACGTGTTCGACGATCCGCGCTTCGCCGGGGCGCCGATCCTGATCGCGGGCGACAATTTCGGCTGCGGCTCCAGCCGCGAACACGCCGCCTGGGCGCTGGCCGACATGGGCGTGCGCGCGGTGATCGCGCCCTCCTTCTCCGACATCTTTTCCGGCAACGCGTTCAAGAACGGCATCCTGACGGTCGCCCTGCCACAGGAGGCGGTTGATCGCCTGATGGAGGTCGCTGAGACCGATCCCGTCGCCATCGACCTGGAGCAGCAGAGCGTCACCACGCCGTTCCAGGATCGCTTCACCTTCCCCATGGACCCGTTCCGCAAGCATTGCCTGCTGAACGGCCTGGACGAGATCGGCTTGACGCTGGCGCGGGATGCGGCGATCGCCGGGTACGAGGGGCGGCTGGCGGCGGCGCAGCCATGGCTGGTGCGCGGCACCGGCCTGCAGGGGGAAGCAGCATGA
- a CDS encoding isopropylmalate isomerase yields the protein MMTDKDLGTGGKAAIAGAIGSAALAAVLLYVRHRKEREERSRYTNPAGEAPETD from the coding sequence ATGATGACCGACAAGGATCTGGGAACGGGCGGCAAGGCGGCGATCGCAGGGGCCATCGGCTCGGCCGCGCTCGCCGCGGTGCTGCTTTATGTCCGCCACCGCAAGGAGCGCGAGGAGCGATCGCGCTACACCAACCCCGCTGGCGAAGCGCCGGAGACCGATTGA
- a CDS encoding DUF4142 domain-containing protein has product MNRRELGGALLLGAFATAGAGVPMAAWAQAATGDAERTHAMETLRTGGLALMTSQLALQKGRSAAVKEFAGFEVAEQTTIAQIISESKNMTPPPPGAMEQEVMARLNDASGRAFDRAYVAAQIDGHQRLLQIQEAYLANGRDMPTRHVAMLARGQITEHLTLLGKMRA; this is encoded by the coding sequence ATGAACAGGCGAGAACTTGGTGGAGCTTTGCTGCTGGGCGCGTTCGCCACGGCGGGTGCGGGCGTTCCGATGGCGGCTTGGGCGCAGGCCGCCACGGGTGACGCGGAACGCACCCATGCAATGGAGACGCTGCGCACCGGTGGTCTGGCATTGATGACCAGCCAGCTTGCCCTGCAGAAAGGCCGCAGCGCGGCAGTTAAGGAATTCGCCGGCTTCGAGGTCGCCGAACAGACCACCATCGCGCAGATCATCAGCGAATCGAAGAACATGACCCCGCCCCCGCCCGGCGCGATGGAGCAGGAGGTGATGGCCCGGCTGAACGATGCCAGCGGCCGTGCGTTCGACCGCGCCTATGTCGCGGCGCAGATCGACGGACACCAGCGGCTGTTGCAGATCCAGGAAGCCTATCTGGCGAATGGCCGCGACATGCCCACGCGCCATGTGGCGATGCTGGCGCGCGGCCAGATCACGGAACATCTGACGCTGCTGGGCAAGATGCGCGCCTGA
- a CDS encoding DNA-deoxyinosine glycosylase, translating into MTRKSSFPPVVAPDTRLLILGSLPGERSLAAGRYYAHPQNRFWHLVGHAIGLDLPALAYEQRLAALLAHGIGLWDVVGSATRSGSLDSAIRDLAANPLAELAGTLPQLSAVAFNGGAAARIGTKLLAGRGLELLSLPSSSPAYAAMTLAEKERRWQVIGMVAGKRLRVPPRQSIG; encoded by the coding sequence GTGACCCGCAAATCCTCCTTCCCGCCGGTCGTCGCGCCTGACACTCGGCTGCTGATCCTGGGCAGCCTGCCTGGCGAACGCTCGCTGGCGGCAGGGCGGTACTACGCCCATCCGCAGAACCGGTTCTGGCACCTGGTGGGCCATGCTATCGGCCTGGACTTGCCCGCGCTCGCCTACGAGCAACGGCTGGCTGCGCTGCTGGCGCATGGGATCGGCCTGTGGGATGTGGTCGGCTCCGCCACCCGCAGCGGCAGCCTGGACAGCGCGATCCGCGATCTTGCCGCCAACCCGCTGGCGGAGCTGGCCGGCACGCTGCCGCAGTTGAGCGCGGTGGCGTTCAACGGCGGCGCGGCCGCGCGGATCGGCACGAAGCTGTTGGCTGGCCGCGGGCTGGAGCTGCTCTCGCTGCCCTCCTCCAGCCCGGCCTACGCCGCAATGACGCTGGCGGAGAAGGAACGCCGCTGGCAGGTGATAGGAATGGTTGCAGGCAAACGCTTGCGAGTCCCGCCGCGGCAAAGCATTGGATAG